From a region of the Babesia bovis T2Bo chromosome 1, whole genome shotgun sequence genome:
- a CDS encoding NAD(P)-binding Rossmann-like domain family protein, whose product MFTRIAIVGAGACGLYLAKNLRGRVLPGARIDLFERLPHPLGLLRYGVAPDSLSIRDNARNLLDSIQERFFYNIRVGYDIGIEELLKYYHVCILACGSEVSKDFPIPGDDAKGVFDALDLVRWYNGHPEATEDVKRYFELLEAINRPINVSVIGNGNVSLDIARILLTPPEELESTDINKDYLKHRKGVKIQKVDILGRRGIIESSFSNAEVRKILDSRHFICYTDPENLDKLNQTERSVTRAIQRKIDLFKRSADNASKLRDTPNHRLLKFDFYRSVHSVISQLDRECNTRSILSSEPGSIDRPNRRYPITQLVLDINKLNEQGIAYASGQKLAIDCDMLIKCVGFDRTQEAKRLLPLVDNKRVFSCGWFATNGKGDLSNTLAATVALSRIIANTTFDFPVEEDIVDLFMSDPRYKHVRTGSDRRL is encoded by the exons ATGTTCACACGAATTGCAATAGTAGGTGCAGGTGCTTGTGGTCTATATCTAGCAAAGAATCTACGTGGCCGTGTGTTACCTGGTGCGCGAATAGATTTATTCGAACGGTTGCCACATCCATTGGGACTTTTACGATACGGTGTAGCGCCAGATTCACTTTCTATACGAGATAACGCACGTAATCTACTAGATAGTATACAAGAGCGGTTTTTCTACAATATACGAGTG gGTTACGATATAGGTATTGAGGAATTGCTGAAGTACTATCACGTATGCATACTGGCCTGTGGATCTGAAGTTTCAAAGGATTTTCCAATACCCGGCGATGATGCCAAAGGGGTGTTTGATGCACTTGATTTAGTACGCTGGTACAACGGACACCCAGAAGCGACGGAGGACGTCAAGAGGTACTTCGAACTACTAGAAGCAATTAACAGACCGATAAACGTATCAGTCATCGGTAATGGTAATGTATCCTTAGACATTGCCCGAATACTGCTGACACCACCCGAGGAATTAGAATCAACTGATATAAACAAGGATTATTTGAAACATAGAAAAGGGGTAAAAATACAAAAGGTAGATATCCTAGGAAGACGAGGTATTATAGAATCGTCATTCAGCAACGCTGAAGTAAGGAAGATACTGGATTCTAGacactttatatgttatactGACCCAGAAAACCTAGATAAGTTGAATCAAACAGAGCGTAGCGTTACTCGAGCTATCCAAAGGAAGATAGATCTCTTCAAACGATCAGCTGATAATGCCTCTAAACTACGTGATACCCCGAATCACCGACTGTTAAAATTTGACTTTTATAGATCCGTACACTCCGTGATAAGTCAATTGGATAGGGAGTGTAATACGAGGTCTATATTATCATCGGAACCTGGTAGCATAGATAGACCAAACAGGAGATATCCTATAACCCAGCTTGTACTGGATATAAACAAGTTGAATGAACAAGGAATAGCGTACGCCAGTGGCCAAAAATTAGCTATAGATTGCGATATGCTAATAAAGTGCGTTGGGTTTGATAGAACACAGGAAGCGAAGCGGTTGTTGCCCCTGGTAGATAATAAACGCGTGTTTAGCTGTGGATGGTTTGCTACCAACGGGAAGGGTGACCTGTCAAACACACTGGCTGCCACTGTTGCCCTATCGCGTATTATTGCCAACACAACATTCGATTTCCCAGTGGAAGAGGATATAGTAGATTTATTCATGTCAGATCCCAGATATAAACATGTCAGAACTGGAAGCGATAGACGACTGTGA